From one Paramormyrops kingsleyae isolate MSU_618 chromosome 1, PKINGS_0.4, whole genome shotgun sequence genomic stretch:
- the insig2 gene encoding insulin-induced gene 2 protein → MADTSDVKAHQLESGPAVCGPYIAVITNKTANLVIRGVMLFSVGVFLSLVLNLLQVQRNITLFPPDVIASVFSSAWWVPPCCGTVSVMIGLLYPCIDHCLGKPHKFKREWSSVMRCIAVFVGINHASAKVDFENNVQLSLTLAALSIGLWWTFDRSRSGFGLGVSIAFLATLTTQLLVYNEVFQYTSPDFLYIRSWLPCIFFAGVITMGNIGRQLAMYECNVVQEKKHQD, encoded by the exons ATGGCGGATACCTCGGACGTGAAAGCCCACCAGTTGGAGTCGGGGCCAGCTGTCTGTGGGCCATATATTGCGGTTATTACCAACAAAACTGCAAACCTGGTCATCCGTGGTGTTATGCTGTTTTCCGTTGGGGTCTTCCTTTCTCTGGTGCTCAACCTACTTCAGGTCCAAAGGAACATTACCCTCTTCCCCCCTGATGTAATTGCCAGTGTTTTTTCCTCCGCCTGGTGGGTGCCTCCCTGCTGTGGTACAGTCTCTG TGATGATTGGTCTACTTTACCCCTGCATTGATCATTGCCTGGGTAAGCCGCACAAGTTCAAGCGTGAATGGTCCAGCGTGATGCGCTGCATTGCTGTCTTCGTGGGAATCAATCATGCCAGTGCA AAGGTGGACTTTGAAAACAATGTGCAGCTGTCTTTGACTTTGGCTGCCTTGTCCATTGGACTGTGGTGGACCTTTGACCGGTCCCGCAGTGGATTTGGTCTGGGTGTCAGCATTGCCTTCTTGGCTACTCTTACCACTCAGCTGCTTGTCTACAATGAGGTTTTCCA GTATACTTCTCCTGATTTTCTCTATATACGTTCCTGGTtaccatgtattttttttgctgGTGTAATAACCATGGGAAATATAGGACGGCAGCTAGCTATG TATGAGTGCAATGTTGTTCAAGAGAAGAAGCATCAAGATTAA